The following proteins are encoded in a genomic region of bacterium:
- the dprA gene encoding DNA-protecting protein DprA, with protein sequence MDYLSTTLNRQTSQMFDLDYLSTNQGLSEAISLAITAIPGQVKLLLKQNERPEISPLQALKLIQSLSAQEFESALAQLSDIAARGYTFINFTSQLFPARLAATSFQPLGLYVWAKAPKLLADLNQLPAFGIVGARRASQYGVKAARKISKELSLAGSYIVSGLAVGIDSAAHQGAYDAALERLQVFPGIAVLGSGFDCLYPKQNRVLAERLVEQGGIILSEYHPDQNPTKFTFPERNRIIAGLVDALIVIEAGEKSGSLITARLAADAGRQVFALPGEITNPYAQGSNKLIRNGATLIQSVADVFEDLPHLRSRCLNFETESAALPLVATQCVNSGGQLDRNFPAEMGVLSQQIIAELEKQEALPFDQLLPLISGSAVELRAELSRLEMAGRIFSHPGDFYSISEFVDIL encoded by the coding sequence ATGGATTATTTATCTACGACTTTAAATCGTCAGACCTCGCAGATGTTTGATTTGGACTATCTTAGTACCAATCAGGGTTTATCAGAGGCTATTAGTCTAGCGATTACTGCGATTCCTGGGCAAGTTAAGTTGCTTCTTAAGCAAAACGAGCGACCTGAGATTTCTCCGTTGCAGGCCTTAAAATTGATTCAGAGCCTCAGTGCGCAGGAATTTGAAAGTGCCTTAGCCCAGCTTTCTGACATCGCAGCTCGCGGCTATACTTTTATTAATTTTACAAGCCAACTTTTCCCGGCGCGGTTGGCTGCTACAAGTTTTCAACCGCTTGGACTTTATGTTTGGGCGAAAGCGCCCAAGTTACTTGCAGATTTAAATCAATTGCCTGCGTTTGGCATTGTTGGTGCGCGAAGAGCAAGTCAATATGGAGTCAAAGCCGCGCGTAAGATCTCCAAAGAACTATCGCTTGCTGGCTCATATATTGTAAGTGGACTGGCAGTTGGAATTGATAGTGCTGCGCATCAAGGGGCTTACGATGCGGCGCTTGAGCGTTTGCAGGTATTTCCGGGGATTGCTGTTTTAGGGTCTGGTTTTGATTGTTTATATCCTAAGCAAAATCGTGTGCTAGCAGAGCGTTTGGTTGAGCAGGGTGGAATAATCTTGTCTGAGTATCATCCCGATCAAAACCCAACCAAGTTCACTTTCCCCGAGCGTAATCGAATTATTGCTGGGCTTGTTGATGCCTTGATTGTGATTGAGGCTGGGGAGAAAAGTGGTTCGCTGATTACTGCGCGTCTTGCTGCTGATGCTGGCCGGCAGGTGTTTGCGCTTCCTGGAGAGATCACTAATCCTTACGCGCAGGGGAGTAATAAACTAATTCGCAACGGCGCAACCTTGATTCAATCTGTGGCAGATGTTTTTGAGGATTTGCCGCACCTGCGGTCGCGTTGTCTTAATTTCGAAACTGAATCTGCGGCCTTGCCGCTAGTAGCTACGCAGTGCGTAAATAGTGGGGGGCAGCTTGATCGAAACTTTCCGGCTGAGATGGGCGTACTTTCGCAGCAAATTATTGCTGAGCTTGAAAAGCAGGAAGCTTTGCCTTTTGATCAGTTACTGCCATTAATTTCTGGGTCTGCGGTTGAGCTTAGGGCGGAACTTTCTAGGCTTGAAATGGCGGGCAGGATATTTTCTCATCCAGGGGATTTTTACTCAATTTCTGAGTTCGTTGACATTCTTTAG